The following are encoded in a window of Carya illinoinensis cultivar Pawnee chromosome 15, C.illinoinensisPawnee_v1, whole genome shotgun sequence genomic DNA:
- the LOC122295463 gene encoding putative receptor-like protein kinase At4g00960 produces MSCLSGLRAFWEKRLRACSRTTGEDAADDDAVADSWDLFFELRFLQIATNDFSEINKLGHGGFGPVYKGLMPSGQQIAVKKLSLDSRQGLREFTNEVKLLLKTQHKNLVTLLGCCAEGPEKMLVYEYLPNKSLDYFLFDKSKSASLDWSTRFRIVTGVARGLLYLHEEAPERIIHRDIKASNILLDENLNPKISDFGLARLFPGEDTHVNTFRISGTHGYMAPEYAMHGYLSVKTDVFSYGILVLEIVSGRKNHDGQHGAEKADLLSYTWMLHQKGRALELVDPSCTKFNNDEAAMCIQLGLLCCQQSVPERPDMNAVHLMLSSDSFTLPRLGKPGIQGRGGRWTTTTGSTFTHTNATASTNTGSSKVSGGNSFVEEFSRNSISVSSIDEGR; encoded by the exons ATGAGTTGTCTCTCTGGTCTCCGTGCTTTCTGGGAGAAGAGATTGAGAGCCTGCAGCCGAACAACCGGGGAGGACGCAGCAGACGACGACGCTGTTGCCGACTCGTGGGACCTTTTCTTCGAGCTCCGTTTCCTGCAAATCGCCACCAATGACTTCTCCGAAATTAATAAGCTCGGTCACGGAGGCTTCGGTCCCGTATACAAG GGCTTGATGCCAAGTGGCCAACAAATAGCTGTGAAGAAGTTATCATTAGATTCAAGACAGGGGCTGAGAGAATTCACTAATGAGGTGAAACTGTTACTAAAAACTCAGCACAAGAACTTGGTCACGTTATTGGGTTGTTGCGCAGAAGGACCTGAGAAGATGCTTGTTTATGAATATCTTCCTAACAAAAGCCTTGATTACTTTCTCTTTG ATAAAAGCAAGTCTGCGTCCCTGGATTGGTCGACACGATTTCGGATAGTAACAGGTGTTGCAAGAGGTCTTCTCTATCTACATGAAGAAGCGCCAGAAAGGATCATTCATAGAGACATCAAAGCTAGtaatatattgctggatgagaatttaaacccaaaaatttcagattttggCTTGGCAAGGCTATTTCCTGGTGAAGACACCCATGTAAATACATTTAGGATTTCTGGTACTCA TGGTTACATGGCCCCTGAATATGCAATGCATGGATATTTGTCCGTGAAGACAGATGTTTTCAGTTATGGAATTTTGGTGTTGGAGATTGTTAGTGGCAGAAAGAATCACGATGGACAGCATGGTGCAGAGAAGGCAGACCTTCTGAGCTAT ACATGGATGCTGCATCAAAAAGGGAGGGCATTGGAATTAGTTGACCCAAGCTGCACCAAGTTCAATAATGATGAGGCAGCAATGTGCATTCAGCTAGGATTGTTATGTTGTCAACAATCTGTTCCTGAGAGACCCGACATGAATGCTGTTCATCTCATGCTTTCGAGTGACTCATTTACTTTGCCCAGACTGGGTAAGCCTGGAATTCAAGGCCGTGGAGGACGATGGACTACTACCACGGGGTCTACTTTCACCCATACAAATGCTACTGCTAGCACAAATACCGGTTCTTCCAAGGTTTCTGGAGGCAATAGTTTTGTGGAGGAGTTCTCCAGAAATTCTATCTCTGTTTCTTCCATTGATGAAGGAAGATGA